ctgtctgactctacAATCAGGGCTTTAATCATGCTGCCACCCTGTTTTCTGATCTCAAGGTGACAAGTGGGACTCCTCCCCCAGTGGCACTGACACTGTGTGGAAAAGGGAGTGAGGACCCCAGATCAAAATACTACTGCCTGGGAAAAAGTTAGGAATCACTATACTTACTCCTCTGCCAATCCCTTGCAAATCACCCCAAATTAAAATAAGCATAATCAGTGTTTGCATTTGTCCTGCTTAAGCATCAGATCTGTTCTAAGCTTAAACTCTTTACTTAGACCAATATGTACAATTTCACATACCCCTAGAGATCCAAAGAGATCCAAAGTCTCAAATCTATTGAGATGGTCTCCACCAGCCCAGCTCCCTGTCTCTGGTAGCAGTGGTGTAAATGCTGCTTACCTCCAAAATGTTTCCACAGGCATTAGCCTGAGTGGGGCTGGTCACAGAAATCAAATTCTTCTCCTCTCTTTGCATGATGCTGTTGCATTTCTGGTCTTGCAAGTAGGCCCTGACCTCGTCTCCAAAACCCAGGCCTTCCAGCCTGCACCTGTCCAATGACACCTTGATCTCTGTGGCCCCACATTCCAGCTGAGGTTGCAAACTATGGATATCTGAAAAGTCGGAGGATTGGTTCTGGAAGCAGTGGGCACAGTCCACATTCCCTGCATTAGAAAAGCTACCATGCCCATCAGGAAGCTAGGTAGACTAGAAGGAGCTTGGAACCAGGTAGGATCATGCCTGGAGTTACAGTAGGCAAGGTTAGCAAAGAAGGCCCTGGTCTGAGATTGTTAAGTATCTAATGTGCACATTTGGCGTGAGCTTCCATGTCCAGTTCTCCTCAGGGATTAGAGTCCTGGGTAATCAGGACTGTCCCATCTTCCATGCTAGAATTAAAGCTAGATACACACTACTCCCATTTCCTGGCTTTGTGAAGCCAGGGCACTTGATCTGGTTCAAGCCATTGCATGCATTCaaccattcactcattcattccttctctcatttgttcattcatccaacatttattcaacaaatagttctTGAGACTCTACTACCTGTCAGGTAGATTCTAGGCACAGGGTATATAATAATTATCAAAACAGACACAATTCAAACCCTTATAGAACTAACATTCTGATAAGGGAGACAtagtaaattaagaaaaatacaattccTATTGCATTCATGATTGCATCAATTTAacattcatttactaatgagcTTCCCCATGTGCTGGGAATacttaacacaaaaataaaggaaCCATAGACTCAGTCCATGAGGATTTGTTGGTCTCCTGTAAAACAAAAATGCCAACCTCTTATTATGATGCAGTATGATGAAAGTGCTAATAGGTGTATATTCTAGGCGCAGAGGAAATGCACAAGAAAAGTTATCTGAGTCTGTCAGGTCAGTCAGAGAAGGATGTAGAGAAGCCTGGAGCTTAATAGGTGTAAGAGTTTTTCAGGCGAATAAAGCAAGTGAGAGCACTGAAGTTTAAGGGAACAGCACAGGCAAAGTATGGTCATGGGAGAGAGGATGGTGTGTTCATATAGGCACAGTGTTCAGAGGTACAGAAATGTAGGAAGGCAGGGGAAACTGTGGAAGATAGAGAAGCAATCCAAAGACTGATCATGAAGGGATGATGTCTGGAAGCAATGGAAACCCACTGAATAGCCATGGATGAAGACGTGAAGGGCCACTTGTTCATCCAGTCAGCCAAAGGACCTGCCAAGAATGCCCTTGAAACCCACCCAGGTACAGGGAGGATGTCTGCAAAGCCTAGCATCTGATTCTGTGATGGCCCAAACCCCAGGAAACCATCCTGACCCTCAGAGGTCTCATCTCCCCAGTGTCCATGGCTATTCCCTTCCTGTTCCTGCCCCTTATCCCATGCAGCTCCTGCCAGGCACATAAGCACCACCTCATCCACACTCCATACCAGTTTTCCAAGTGCATTCTGCTTATTCTTGTCCCTCTGTTTAGGACCCTCTCTCTTTCATAGGTAGTGGGAGTTTGCTCAGAGGAAGGCATGCTTATGCCAAAAGCCAAGAGTCAGAGGCCCTCATTAGAGTCCTAAGAGAGACTACGGCTTGTCTATACCATCCCTTCCCATGGCTTATCTGCTGCTCTTTGCTTACCTCCTGGGATAAGAAACCCATCACCTCCAGAGCCTACACATTTGGACtactctcatttaattctcacaatagctCTTTATAatgagtatttttattaatatattattcctcttttacagatggggacatTAAAGTTCAGAGAGGGTAGATGACCAGTTCCAGTTCCCAGAACTACTTCATGGACTAGCAAAGCAGTCTGCCCATGTCCCTCATGTGTAGACTCTGTAGGTGTTTGAACACAGCTCCCACATGTGCAGAGTTGCATCCTCAGTACCTCTGTCCCTCATGGGTCAAGCCCATCCATGCCAGAGCTGCTTCCTGATGCCTGAAAATTTTTTGCATCCCTGGCCCCCATCATTAAAAACCCACTGGCTCTAATAACTCACATTCCTTAACCTTAGTTCCATCCCCACTGACTCTGGTCTATACCTTGTCTGaagctccctccttccttctgtgcCTGCTCAGGTCAGCTCCCACCCAACATGGTGCCCACTGCGCTGGCCATTAAATTGCTCACCAGAGGTATTGAGGTCTTGCTTACAGGAACAGCTCCAGGTGTCATTGAAAAAGATGCACTCCTCCTCTGGGCGGCAGGCCTTCTCACACCTGTTCTCCACAGTGGAAGGGTCTGGGCATGAGGTATGGAGAAAGGGGATCAGAATGCAGAGCAAGGAGGACCTGAGGCCCTCAAAGCCAACCTTGTCACTCTACCAAGGCTCAGAAGTCCTGCCCAAGGTTGGGTCAAGCCCCAACCTTGAATTTCCTGATTCCTGGTCCAGTGAAATGAAAAACCTGAAGCTTCCATCTTAACGCTTACAACATGGCAGGCACTGATCTGAGCACTTTCCATGTGTTAACTCATTCAATTCTCATGATAACTGTATGAGACAAGGTAGCATGGTGGTAGAGTGCTGGGTTCAAGTACCAGCTCTGTGATGTTGGGAGAGCTGCTTATTCTCTCTATGCCCCAAACTTGTCATCTTGGgtgattaaataatatttatcttatGAGTTGATGAGTGAATTAAATGACTTACTAGTCTAAAGTGCATAGGATAAGAGCAAGGACATTATAAGCACTGTACATTAGTTATTTTTgccattatacattttttttttcagatcaaaaaaatgaagcttggaGAAGCAAATTAAATTATCCAAATGAAATCTATATCCAAACAAGCCTGAGTTCTTAATATTATGCTATACACATGGATATATGCAGGTATCCACTTCTTTCACTTATATGAGAGACTTTTATTAGTACCTGTTTTTCACTTATGGACAGAAATCCAATTTCTTTCACAAAAGTGAACATTGAAAACAGTGGTCAGTGTTTGCTTTGCAGGGGCCATTATAGAGATAGTGCACACCCCAAGCAGCAAGAGTGGCCTCACCAAGCTTCTTTTCCAGGAACTGCACTTGGCATCTCAGCATCAAGCCACTATTGCTTTGAACTGTGTCTATGAGCATCTGTATTTCACCTCCACTTATTTTGTGGATCCATTAGCAGCATGTGACATAAGGTATCTGAAAAGCCTAAGACAGCTTGTAAGTGTGTTATGCTTAATATAAAATTGGATGTAATTAAGTGTATTTGATATGATTTGGTAGGTTATCTGTGGGGTCTAGGAATGCTCCAaaatttttccatgtatattAATGGTAATTGCTTCTTTGCTTTACCTCATTTTGGCTGACAAAAATTTTCATAGAAGCACTCTACTTTTGGATATCAGGAAACATGTATTTTTCAGGTGATTTCACCCTGGAAACTGAATTCCTGGTTTTGAGATGTTGGAAGACCTGGTAATCCTGGGAAAGAAGCTTGGTGAGGCCACTCTTGCTGCTTGGGGTGTGCACTATCTCTATAATGGCCCCTGCAAAGCAAACCCTGACCACTGTTTTCAATGTTCACTTTTGTGAAAGAAATTGGATTTCTTTCCACAGTGAAAAACAGTACTAATAAAAGTCTCTCATATAAGTGAAAGAAGTGGATTTTCCAGCTAGACAGTAACTGGCAAGAACTGCATTAATGCTTTTCTGCTAAGTCTCCTCTTAACCCGCTCCACTTATCCTGTCCCACAGCTGCCTCCAAGGTCTCTGCTACTCACCTGTACAATATCTCAGATTACATGCAGGGCTGCCCTCCAACCAGTACACATGGTACCCACCCGGGCAGGCCTTCACCTGAATCTTAGTGTTCCAATAGCAGCAGTTGCCTGACCATGAGGCACAAGCAGTGCGGGTGACAGTGCCCTCCCCAAGGGTTGGGTGGGTCCCATTAAGCCATATGGGAGCATCAGTCTGGCATCTATACACTGGGACACAGGTCTCCGGCATTCTCACTCCTCCTTCTCCCATAAAGCGGAACCAGCCCTGCAGGTCCCTGTCACACTTCTGGGCTCTTTCTGTATTCTCTGTGCTTCGAGAGGGATCATCCAGGTGGGTATAGTTCTGGCAGGAGTCAAAGCAGAGTGGGGGTTCTGGAGCCCCAGGAGTGCCACACTCCAAATCCAGCCCATAGGCACTGATGGTGGTGGCATTTCTGTAACCTGGAAAGCAATAATGTGCTTGGGTTTACTGAGCAACCCCAGAGCCTACAGAACTTTTATTCATAGATACACTCTGTTCTAGATGTGCTAAGAATCCTAAGGAGGCATATACCCATTAATTAAATATAAGCCTTCAACACCTTGGAATCTGAATAATAATGAGGCTGTTTTGCAGTATTTTATAGCCATTAAGAACATCAGATTTCCACCATGCACATTGAGCTTGGTGGCTTTTCCAAGGGATCATGACCActggaaagcattccaaggacccactCATGGGAGATTGTGGTGTGGCCAAGTAGAAATAGACCCCTGGGTTTccaatttttcatttctgtctgtCCTGCCATGGAGAAAGCTCAACCATGTTCTCATCAAggtcaaaacaaaagccagtgtccagagtttctgcttcatgttAAAGCTTAGTACTTTTGTTGCTAGTGCAGTCTGCCATGGATCCTGGCAGCTAGACCCCACATGGTCACATGCTCCCAGGTGAAAGAGAATGTGTGAATGCACAGGGAGTGTGTTACCAAgtgggtaagggagagagagagagagaacttcttTGTTCCTGTGGGATTATATTAGCCTGGGTTTGGGACAGACCAGGTGCTTTTACAAATGACTGATCAACTTTGTTACCATAGGTGTTagctaattattttaagaaaggggaagcaaagggaattagacattgaaCCTAATAAACAggggagcataagcctgtttgcttcaccaggaaacTATAGCTCCACACCTCAAGGTATCATAGCATTGCTCCTCCAAGGAGATTAACATTTTTCCCTACCCTACTCTGATACTGGATATTTGAGAAGGTACATGAGGAAGTGCTGAACCATACAGGCCTGTAAATCTGGCTAGGGGGTGTGGACCCATCCAAAACCTGCAAAAACTTGGGAATTTAACTGGACATTTggaaaagcacctggtccatcccaaatGGCAGCttatataatagaaatataatataaatacataaatagaaatataagcTCCATAGCCATGTGGCCTTAGCCAACACATAGCCAATGGCCAAGCTGACTCCACATGCAGTCTCCAGATGGGACCCTGAAAACATCAGCATAGCAACAGATTGAAACAGGGAACACAAGCTGGATGCTGGACTGAACTGAGCTTTAATATGGCACAGAGTCTCTGGACATTGACTCTATATCTTGTGCTGTTTTTCTGTGGTGGGACAAAGAGTGATGGATCATTGCAAACCAAGGATGTGCTTCTATTTTTACTCAAATTTTGACATAGCACAGTCTCCTGTGTATGTGTCTTTGGAATGCTTTCTCCACAATCCTGTggaagagcctgatttccacTGGCAAAAGCCCTGCCCTGAGGTTGTGCAGCACTCCCCTGTTCAATCACACACTGTCGTCCTATCTGaccaatatttattttcctcattataaATGTAATGCTGACTTTTTGGAAAAAACTCAAATGCCATTAAAGTAAATAAGGTATAAATGAAAGTTCTCATAAGATCATTCCATCCTCAGAGGTAACCATAAATTTGTTGTAGAGTCTTCAAACACCTTGCatacatatgtttaaaatataggtgtttttttttttttaaaaatgggtttaaTGCTGTACAACTTTTTTCCCTACttgcatatttttcttaatatatcaCAGGGATTTTCCCATTATCAGCAGTTACAGATCTAACATAAATTTTCTCACCCCGACACTATTGATGTTTTGGACTGAATAATTGTGTGTTTGGGAGCCATTCTATGCGTTGCTGGATGTTTAGCAGAATCCACAAGCTCTTCTCACTAGATGTCAGTAGTACTCTTCTTTCCATATTGTCTCCAGACAGGGCTaaattgagaaccactgatctgatAAGCCTATTTCTGATTATTGACCTTACGGTTTTTACCAGATTCAGGGATTATGATGTGTGAAAAGACAGAATGAGGGAGGGGACCACAGACTGCtcagtctgggtttaaatccagcTCCACACCTGCTGTCTGGATGACCTTGGCAGGTGGTTAAATTCTCCAGGAGACTTTTTTGCAAAATAATACCTGTGAGCTAGTGGTCCTCAAATTTCATCCATTCCCAGCCACCTGGAATGATGACATTTTTCATACCTCTGGCTCCTTGTCTTTATTACTTCATATATCTTTTCaatgattttctttataaattcatttcatttcaagaaataaaatctgtagtGCTATAGCTATGATGTACTAgttatatttgtttaatatatgtgaaaaacATAGATcactaaaaaaatactttaaaagtttGTCATGCACCCCCATAGTCACCTTGGCATATGTGTGTCCCATTTGGAAGCTAGAAGTCAAGGACAAATAAAACCCTAAAAGATtgtgggaggattaaatgagattacagGTGTAAAATGCCAAGCACAGTACTTGGGATGTCTAAGCTAGTTCTCTTCCTTAGCTCTGATTTGTTGAATAATGTGAATGCCCAAATGATGAACTCAATATGTATGAAGGATCATATGCTTATGATACACATTAGAGAAAATTTTAGAAGATTTTCAAGCCTTACTTATGTATGTACTTGTTTTTATGAAAGGAGTCTCTGCACttgttttcttgcattatttcCTTCACACATCGGAATTTCCCAAGGGAGGCCATGAGCCAAGTTCCTTCCTCACTACTCTCCTAGCCTCCTCAACAGGTTTCACCCTACTCTTGACCCTAAGACCCTTTCCAAAAACATTTACGATGCACAATCCACACATCTTTAAGAACCACAGGAGAACACTAAATGTAGCCCTCTAGTTTTACAGATATGTGAATGGGTTCAGAGGAAGAAGTCACTTGCCAAAATCAGGGCACAGAGTGACCATGTTATGCGTACCCTCATAAATTTAGGCTCTCTGATCTCATATTTGGACATGGAAGTTATGTTAACTGGTTCCCACTCTCCTTGCTGGGGGCATTTCTCATTTGGCTCTTTGTGGGATAGTTACTCaattctggcttctttcattctcCTTGACTTCTCGTTTCCAAATCTCCTGCTCCTCTCACTGACCCAAAATTGCTTTCTCTGCATTTCCCTGCTCACTCCCCAGGTGTTGAAGGGCATCTGAGATGCCAGGTGAGCACTCACCTTGCTGCTCTGCGGAAGCCAGGATCAGAATGCAGGAGGCCAAGGCCAACCACAGGACATAAGAGCCCAACATCCTCTTCAAAAACTGAGACATGCAGGTCTCTCAGTGGCATTCAGGCTCTCTGTGTAGCTAGGGGAAGGGAAAGACCCAAATATGGGTCAGGGTAACAGAGGTCATTCCTCTAACTATGAGAATAATGAGGGAACTCACATCAGTGCAACACCGTAACTTGTTCTAAGTCCCTTGCATGCTGGTTTTGAACCACCCTCCAAAGAAGGTACAATcattgcttccattttattgatgaagaaacTAAGACTCAGGCAACATGAATcccagaaatatttactgaacccCTCCTATGCACAAGTACTGTGCAGGAATTTAAGTTTTGTTTGCTTAAGGCCACATAAGCAGACAAATGACTTCCTTGATAAAGGATCATATTGTTCAAAACCAGGTATGACTTGCAGAAAGGATATGGGGTAATAGGAAAAAAAGGCTTGCCATTAGGTGGACAGCAAGGAAAAACAAGGCAAACTTAGAGCCAGCCAGCACTGCAGATTGTCCTTGAAAGTCTCAGGTTGGTTTCTACACAGGTAGAGGTAAAGACTTTTGGAAATTGGGTGGAGGAAATGGTTGTGGTGCTGTGAATACCTGAAAAGGTAAGGGCTGCCTTTCTTAATTCTGCCCCTCAGGCACTGTGCTTAGAGCCCCTTGATATGTCCTctaaagtatacatttctatgaaaGTGGTACCATGTCAGGCTGAGCCTATCACTTGCTCCTATCACAGTGTGTGGCATACGAGGGTGATCAATAAAGgtttgagaaataaatatataaataaataggaggATGGGTAGAATAACACTGCTGCAAAGAGCCTACCAACACTCAAATTATGAACACTTTCTCTTTTGGAAAACCCTTTCATTGAATGGAGAAATCCTTGCGTGGCTTCTTACAGCCTCGGGAAGACCACGATTAAAGAAAGGGACTTATTTCTGGAAGGGATATCATGAAAATGTTATGAGAAAGCCCCCAGGACTAGTAACAGAGTGATATCTGGAGCAATGGGCAAAGGCCAGAGTCTAAACCTCTTTCTGGGTTCtgaaagtttctagaaacaaatgatcCTAACAAGTTCCTGGGTCTGGGGCCTAAGCAGATTCCCAGTATCTGGAGAAAACCTCGTGGGGTTTGAATCAGGACTTACCTTGGGGTGAGAACACAGAGCGTTCCTCCTCTTCTGGCCAGTCATGGAAATGGAGGCCTACCATGAACCGTCCTTTTATTATAATGCCCCATCCACGTGGCTCTGAACCATTGGTGCTGAGGGATGTCTGGAGTTAATCCAAGACTGTTGGCTGTAAGTAAGATAAGTGATTTCCCACTGAGGATGATGAAAGAAAGGCCCTTTCCCAGTCACCTATTCCAATATAAACACTCGCAGCAGCTTCACCTTCATGTACATTTCCTTATCAGCAATAGCAATACAATCATTCCCCTTTATCTGTGGGGGATACATTTCAAGACccccagtagatgcctgaaaccactGATAGTACCAAATCCAATGTATACTATGCAtttcctatacacacatacatatgataaagtttaatttataaatgaaacacagtaagagattaaaaacaataactaaattgtgctgctatgaacattggggcacataggttcttttgaattggtgtttcaagattcttagggtatagttccaGGAATGGAATTgacaggtcaaaaggcaatttcatttttagttttctgaggaaattccatattgttttccacagtggctttaccagtctgcattcctaccaacagtgtaaggagctcctaccctttgtaacagcatggatggatctggagagcattacgctaggtgaaataagccaggtggtaaaagacaaatatcatataagctaacctataagtggaacctaattacaaaacaagcaagcaagcaaaatagaaccagagacattgaaattaagaacaaactgactgtaaccagagaggaggtgggaggggttaatgggaggaaaggaggaagggttttcaaggaaatgtataaaggacccatggataaagccaaaggggagttaggatagagggtgggagatgggaatggctggggtgtgTGTTGTgctgggggtaaaatggagaaaattgtactcgaacaataataaaaaacaataactaataaaaatggaataatatactTAATAAAGGTTATATGAACATGCTGTCtttcacaacacacacaaaataatgtaTTGCACTGCACTCAACCTTGTGATGATGGGAGGTGACACAATGCCTACCGATGAGATGAAGTGAGTGAGTAATGTGAGTGATATGAGCATTGCGACAAAGCATTAGGCTACTGTTGACTTTCTGATGATATGATAGAAGGAGATATTGAACCATGATGCTGTCATATCTTCTTCCTACAAATTTAAcgccttttccatcttaactaagcaTTTATCATACTCTGCATCCATAACTTTTTCAGTCTGAGGTGTAAAGGCAAACTTAgcaaaacctttttttcttcacaatttttATGGATAGAAGATTTATTGTTACCATAATTCTGAACACCTTCAgcatacattttttctttccttattaagtcaAGAATTTTCACCTTTTTACATACAGGAAGCATTTTATGGCTTCTCTCTGGCATGTCTAAATTGCCAGTACCACTACTCTTgtactttggggccattatttagtaaaataagtgttacttggacacaagcactgtgatactgtgATATTGATTTGATATCTGAGGTGGCTACTAAGGGACTAATAGGTGGGTTGTATGTACAgtgtggagatgctggacaaagggatgattcatgtcccaggCAAGCCAAAGCAGGATGACATCAGA
This sequence is a window from Phyllostomus discolor isolate MPI-MPIP mPhyDis1 chromosome 3, mPhyDis1.pri.v3, whole genome shotgun sequence. Protein-coding genes within it:
- the LOC114509116 gene encoding pancreatic secretory granule membrane major glycoprotein GP2-like, which codes for MSQFLKRMLGSYVLWLALASCILILASAEQQGYRNATTISAYGLDLECGTPGAPEPPLCFDSCQNYTHLDDPSRSTENTERAQKCDRDLQGWFRFMGEGGVRMPETCVPVYRCQTDAPIWLNGTHPTLGEGTVTRTACASWSGNCCYWNTKIQVKACPGGYHVYWLEGSPACNLRYCTDPSTVENRCEKACRPEEECIFFNDTWSCSCKQDLNTSDIHSLQPQLECGATEIKVSLDRCRLEGLGFGDEVRAYLQDQKCNSIMQREEKNLISVTSPTQANACGNILERNETHAIYKNTLSLVNEFIIRDTKLNINFQCTYPLDMRISLQTALQPIVSSVNISVAGEGEFTVRMALFQDQNYTLPYEGAAAVLSTESMLYVGAILERGDDSRFNLLLRNCYATPTKDRTDPVKYFIIRNSCPNQHDSTIYMEENGVSSEGRFSVQMFMFAGNYDLVFLHCEIHLCDSLNEQCQPFCSRSQLRSEAVAINPDLVIDLGPITRKGALSLGVMNGTPTTAGFLVGFSVLLLPVLLAALF